One genomic region from Magnetofaba australis IT-1 encodes:
- a CDS encoding very short patch repair endonuclease, which produces MTTPTRSATMRAVRGKNTKPEIQLRRLVHGLGVRYRLHRKGLPGKPDLSNAARKWAIFMHGCFWHGHSCKRGARIPKENREYWQQKIGGNIARDARHLAEYDAMGWRVLVVWECELKAETQLTARLAAFLAADKSLTKLL; this is translated from the coding sequence ATGACCACTCCGACGCGCAGCGCGACCATGCGCGCGGTGCGCGGCAAGAACACCAAGCCGGAGATTCAGCTCCGCCGCCTCGTGCATGGCTTAGGCGTACGCTATCGCCTACATCGCAAAGGTCTGCCCGGCAAGCCGGATCTATCCAACGCCGCGCGCAAATGGGCGATCTTCATGCATGGCTGTTTCTGGCATGGCCACAGCTGCAAACGCGGCGCGCGCATACCCAAGGAGAACCGCGAATATTGGCAACAGAAGATTGGCGGCAACATCGCCCGCGATGCGCGGCATCTGGCCGAATATGACGCCATGGGCTGGCGCGTGCTGGTGGTGTGGGAGTGTGAACTGAAAGCGGAGACTCAACTGACGGCGCGTCTTGCCGCTTTCCTGGCGGCGGACAAGTCGCTGACAAAACTACTGTAG
- a CDS encoding DNA cytosine methyltransferase, which yields MSAAAPTFLEFFCGGGMARAGLGDGWRCLLANDIDPKKAASYAENWGDETLIVDDVRAIDPARIPTRADLAWASFPCQDLSLAGLGGGLQAERSGSFWPFYNLMTALHGQKRAPRLIVLENVCGALTSHGGRDFQAIGKALHALGYAFGALVMDAIHFVPQSRPRLFIVAAAGDVITPKSVLETGPNPLWHSASLITAHNKLHAELKAVWRWWRVPAPSAPPPPLSAILQDPPTGVTWDAPEKTAKLIAQMSDVNRAKLKQMQQAGHPVARTLYRRTRPDADGGRHVRTEIRQDDVAGCLRTPAGGSSRQTLLIADGDKVRTRLLSPRETARLMGLPDSYRLPARYNDAYHLTGDGLVAPLIRHLAAHLLEPLLSNTP from the coding sequence GTGAGCGCTGCGGCGCCAACCTTTCTGGAGTTTTTCTGCGGCGGCGGCATGGCGCGGGCGGGGCTGGGCGATGGCTGGCGCTGTCTGCTGGCCAATGACATCGACCCCAAGAAAGCCGCCAGCTACGCCGAGAACTGGGGCGATGAGACGCTTATCGTCGATGACGTGCGCGCCATCGACCCCGCGCGCATCCCGACCCGGGCGGACTTGGCGTGGGCGTCGTTTCCGTGTCAGGACCTCTCTTTGGCGGGCCTGGGCGGCGGACTCCAGGCCGAGCGCTCCGGCAGCTTCTGGCCGTTTTATAATCTGATGACGGCGCTGCATGGCCAGAAGCGCGCGCCGCGCCTGATCGTGCTGGAGAACGTCTGCGGCGCCCTCACCTCCCATGGCGGGCGGGATTTTCAAGCCATTGGCAAGGCCCTCCACGCGCTGGGATACGCCTTTGGCGCGCTGGTGATGGACGCCATCCACTTTGTGCCGCAGTCGCGTCCGCGCCTGTTCATCGTCGCCGCCGCGGGTGATGTCATAACGCCGAAAAGCGTGTTGGAGACGGGGCCGAACCCCTTATGGCACAGCGCCTCCTTGATTACTGCGCACAATAAATTGCACGCTGAATTGAAAGCGGTATGGCGCTGGTGGCGCGTGCCCGCCCCGTCTGCGCCGCCGCCGCCGCTGTCGGCGATTCTGCAGGATCCCCCCACCGGGGTGACGTGGGATGCGCCAGAGAAAACCGCCAAACTCATCGCCCAGATGAGCGACGTCAATCGCGCCAAACTCAAACAGATGCAGCAAGCCGGTCATCCGGTGGCGCGCACCCTCTATCGCCGCACCCGCCCCGACGCCGATGGCGGTCGCCATGTGCGAACGGAGATTCGTCAGGATGATGTGGCCGGCTGCCTGCGCACCCCGGCAGGAGGCTCCAGCCGCCAAACCCTGCTCATTGCCGATGGCGACAAGGTGCGCACCCGCCTGCTCTCACCCCGCGAGACCGCGCGTCTGATGGGGCTGCCCGACAGCTACCGCCTGCCTGCGCGTTATAATGACGCCTACCATCTCACCGGCGACGGCCTGGTGGCGCCGCTGATTCGCCATCTGGCGGCGCATCTGCTGGAGCCGCTGCTCTCCAACACGCCATGA
- a CDS encoding ThiF family adenylyltransferase: MLDAARIDRYSRQILLKEVGGGGQERLLTARVAIYGGGVAGHEAATALLAAGVGAVALTPAPGATHWDLAMLNGVNEDARATLHADGEQAADLLLVCGVSLAELCAWDRQEAGRSRWRFASLGCGVLLGRNGEMAPEPLYDAALRATPLAPTWERAAAGTLGAVIATEACKALLGVGEPLLGARQFDPASGVWMNLTA, encoded by the coding sequence ATGTTGGACGCGGCGCGCATTGATCGCTACAGTCGCCAGATTCTTCTCAAAGAGGTGGGCGGCGGCGGTCAGGAGCGTCTGCTGACGGCGCGGGTGGCCATTTATGGCGGCGGCGTGGCTGGACATGAGGCGGCAACGGCGCTGTTGGCTGCGGGGGTGGGCGCGGTGGCGCTGACGCCGGCGCCCGGCGCGACCCACTGGGATCTGGCGATGCTCAATGGCGTCAATGAGGATGCCCGCGCCACCTTGCATGCCGATGGTGAGCAGGCGGCGGACCTGCTGCTGGTTTGTGGCGTGAGTCTGGCCGAACTGTGCGCTTGGGATCGTCAGGAGGCGGGACGCTCGCGCTGGCGTTTTGCCAGCTTGGGTTGTGGTGTGCTGTTAGGGCGTAACGGTGAAATGGCGCCAGAGCCGTTGTATGACGCCGCTCTGCGCGCAACGCCGCTGGCGCCCACTTGGGAGCGCGCCGCCGCCGGGACGCTGGGCGCGGTGATCGCCACCGAGGCGTGCAAGGCGCTATTGGGCGTAGGCGAGCCGCTGTTGGGGGCGCGGCAGTTCGACCCGGCCAGCGGCGTGTGGATGAATCTGACTGCCTGA
- the cysK gene encoding cysteine synthase A, translating to MSGRIYDNITETIGHTPLVRLHRIAEGLNVEILAKLEYFNPMSSVKDRIGLAMIEEAEEAGLIDRDTLIVEPTSGNTGIALAFVAAQRGYQLILTMPESMSIERQKLFALLGAQVVLTPALDGMKGAIDKAHEIVKSAPKAYMPNQFDNDSNPRAHEKTTAEEIWADTEGKMDALVCGVGTGGSLTGIGRVLKQRNKDIRIVAVEPEESPVLSGGMPGPHKIQGIGAGFIPRVMDRDLVDDVVRVGNECAFEIARRMAREEGIACGISSGAAVRAALELGKRPEYAGKRVVVILPSFAERYLSTELFGGL from the coding sequence ATGAGCGGCAGAATCTACGATAACATCACCGAGACCATCGGCCATACGCCGCTGGTGCGTCTGCACCGCATCGCCGAGGGCCTGAATGTGGAGATTCTGGCCAAACTGGAGTATTTCAACCCCATGAGTTCGGTCAAGGACCGCATCGGTCTGGCGATGATCGAAGAGGCCGAAGAGGCGGGGTTGATCGATCGCGATACCCTCATTGTGGAGCCCACCTCGGGCAACACTGGCATTGCGCTGGCCTTTGTGGCGGCGCAACGCGGCTATCAGTTGATCCTTACCATGCCGGAATCCATGTCCATTGAACGGCAGAAGCTGTTTGCTCTGCTGGGCGCGCAGGTGGTGCTGACGCCCGCTCTCGACGGCATGAAGGGCGCTATCGACAAGGCCCATGAGATCGTCAAAAGCGCGCCCAAGGCCTACATGCCCAATCAGTTCGACAACGACTCCAACCCCCGCGCCCATGAGAAGACCACCGCCGAGGAGATCTGGGCCGACACCGAGGGCAAGATGGACGCTCTGGTGTGCGGCGTGGGCACCGGCGGATCGCTCACCGGCATCGGTCGGGTGCTTAAGCAGCGCAACAAGGATATCCGCATCGTCGCGGTGGAGCCGGAGGAGTCGCCGGTGCTCTCTGGCGGCATGCCCGGACCGCACAAGATTCAGGGCATCGGCGCCGGGTTCATCCCCCGTGTGATGGATCGCGATCTGGTCGACGATGTGGTGCGGGTGGGCAATGAGTGCGCGTTTGAGATCGCCCGCCGCATGGCGCGGGAAGAGGGCATCGCCTGTGGCATCTCTTCGGGCGCGGCGGTGCGCGCGGCCCTGGAGTTGGGCAAGCGTCCCGAGTATGCGGGCAAGCGCGTGGTGGTGATTCTGCCCAGTTTTGCCGAGCGCTATCTCTCCACCGAACTGTTTGGCGGTTTGTGA
- a CDS encoding DUF4928 family protein has protein sequence MSDALHAALTQFAQEKRFRGKGPLALALVVTQHARKLGLPLDPEALKTDGGGQVLGLGRGAVQAILARHDITRVLAAEGGRTSRGSLGRMLDYVQFLNSLPAPDLDAVEAFWIARVREFFAGKPFKLRMDPAQSLRAWVAGLLEQARARQKESGGTHYLGAVLQHLTGAIIASHLPDPESLHHHSFSTSDAQSGRAGDFLIGGIAIHVTTTPSEAVMARCRENCDAGLRPLLITLPEKLALAEGLADNAALRQRLDIWDIEQFCAICVTLLSGFNAASAAASVTQIASRYNAIIDAVETDPSLKIDVA, from the coding sequence ATGAGCGACGCCCTGCACGCCGCTCTGACCCAATTCGCCCAGGAGAAGCGCTTTCGCGGCAAGGGGCCGCTGGCGCTGGCGCTGGTGGTGACCCAGCACGCGCGCAAACTGGGCCTGCCATTGGATCCCGAGGCCCTGAAAACCGACGGCGGCGGACAGGTGTTGGGATTGGGACGCGGCGCGGTGCAGGCGATTCTGGCGCGTCACGACATCACCCGCGTGTTGGCTGCGGAGGGCGGGCGCACCAGTCGCGGCAGCCTGGGACGCATGCTCGACTACGTGCAGTTTCTCAACAGCCTGCCCGCACCGGACCTGGACGCGGTGGAGGCGTTTTGGATCGCACGGGTGCGGGAGTTCTTTGCCGGCAAACCGTTCAAACTGCGCATGGACCCGGCCCAGAGCCTGCGCGCCTGGGTCGCTGGGCTATTGGAGCAAGCCCGCGCGCGGCAGAAAGAGAGCGGCGGAACCCACTATCTGGGCGCGGTGCTGCAACACCTCACTGGCGCCATTATCGCCAGCCACCTGCCCGATCCTGAAAGTTTGCATCACCACAGCTTCTCCACCTCTGACGCCCAGAGCGGGCGCGCCGGGGATTTTCTCATCGGCGGCATCGCCATCCATGTCACCACCACCCCCTCCGAAGCGGTGATGGCGCGTTGTCGGGAGAATTGCGACGCCGGATTGCGCCCGCTACTCATCACCCTGCCGGAGAAGCTCGCCCTGGCCGAGGGGTTGGCCGACAACGCCGCCCTGCGCCAACGTCTGGATATCTGGGACATCGAGCAGTTCTGCGCCATCTGCGTCACCCTACTCAGCGGTTTCAACGCCGCCAGCGCCGCCGCCTCCGTGACCCAAATCGCATCACGCTATAACGCCATCATCGACGCCGTGGAGACCGACCCCAGCCTCAAGATCGACGTCGCATGA
- the dut gene encoding dUTP diphosphatase: protein MPLSVTRVSVAFSAMPHGQDLEPPAYASKFAAGMDLRAAVSDSVKLFPGERKLIPTGFAMQMEPGYEAQIRPRSGLALKHGVTVLNAPGTVDADYRGEVGVLLINLGDQPFTIERGDRIAQMVISPMCQARWEIVPTLESSGRGRGGYGHTGVR from the coding sequence ATGCCGCTTTCGGTTACCCGCGTCAGTGTTGCGTTTTCGGCAATGCCGCATGGTCAGGATCTGGAGCCGCCCGCCTATGCGAGCAAATTCGCCGCCGGCATGGATCTGCGCGCGGCGGTGTCGGACTCGGTCAAACTGTTCCCTGGCGAGCGCAAGCTGATCCCGACCGGCTTCGCCATGCAGATGGAGCCCGGCTATGAGGCGCAGATTCGTCCGCGCTCGGGGCTGGCGCTCAAGCACGGGGTGACTGTGTTGAATGCGCCGGGCACGGTGGATGCGGACTATCGCGGCGAAGTGGGCGTGCTGCTGATCAATCTGGGCGATCAGCCGTTTACCATCGAGCGCGGCGATCGCATTGCGCAGATGGTGATTTCGCCCATGTGTCAGGCGCGTTGGGAGATTGTGCCGACGCTGGAGAGCAGCGGTCGCGGTCGCGGCGGCTACGGCCATACCGGGGTGCGGTAG
- a CDS encoding HesA/MoeB/ThiF family protein, whose protein sequence is MSAFIAQQSDSLAYDAVLIGAGGLGSATAQALQRMAVDARVLIVDDDDIERSNLPRQTAYRSGDVGAGKAETLAQRVSGGTLRAQAARIRLSDVEQIRQWARGARLLIDGSDNFTTRFAANDAAVALGIPLVHGAVVGWMGQVMRITPGRSACLRCLFGGPPSDEGPTCAGAGVMGPAVAEIGWLMAIEAYKALSGQGQAVENGLLTINMLSGKRRIAPAPRRGDCPGCGVSGTI, encoded by the coding sequence ATGTCCGCGTTCATTGCGCAGCAGAGCGATTCGCTCGCCTATGACGCCGTTCTGATCGGCGCGGGCGGGTTGGGCTCGGCCACGGCGCAGGCGCTGCAGCGCATGGCGGTGGATGCGCGCGTGCTGATTGTGGATGACGACGATATCGAGCGCTCCAATCTGCCGCGGCAGACCGCCTACCGCAGCGGCGATGTGGGCGCAGGCAAGGCCGAGACGCTGGCGCAGCGCGTCAGTGGCGGGACGTTGCGCGCGCAGGCGGCGCGCATCCGTCTGAGCGATGTTGAACAGATACGACAGTGGGCGCGCGGGGCGCGTCTGCTCATAGATGGATCCGATAATTTTACCACCCGTTTTGCCGCCAATGACGCCGCTGTGGCGCTGGGGATTCCCCTCGTTCATGGCGCGGTGGTGGGGTGGATGGGGCAGGTGATGCGCATCACGCCGGGGCGCAGCGCCTGTTTGCGCTGTCTGTTTGGCGGCCCGCCCAGTGACGAGGGCCCCACCTGCGCCGGCGCCGGGGTGATGGGGCCGGCGGTGGCGGAGATCGGTTGGCTGATGGCCATTGAGGCGTACAAGGCGCTCAGTGGGCAGGGCCAGGCGGTGGAGAACGGTCTGTTGACCATCAACATGCTATCCGGCAAACGGCGCATTGCGCCAGCGCCGCGCCGTGGCGACTGTCCCGGTTGTGGCGTAAGCGGAACCATTTGA
- a CDS encoding protein tyrosine phosphatase family protein, which translates to MLGSTEMTTSISSLPGYLLLAADLHTSGQPMGADLHAAAQAGVAAVINLALPESIPHLPGEAQIVAELGMDYHPIPVPFDAPEAAHLQRFYRVMQSCKRPVLVHCALNKRVSVFTALYRYQVMGLPWPEACAHIAQIWRPDPIWEEFIEESIGLAYPP; encoded by the coding sequence ATGCTGGGTTCGACAGAGATGACCACATCGATCTCCTCCTTGCCGGGGTATCTTCTTTTGGCCGCTGACCTCCACACCAGCGGCCAGCCCATGGGCGCCGATCTGCACGCCGCCGCCCAGGCCGGGGTGGCGGCGGTGATCAATCTGGCGCTGCCGGAGTCGATCCCCCATCTACCCGGCGAAGCGCAGATCGTCGCCGAGCTGGGTATGGACTATCACCCCATTCCGGTCCCTTTTGACGCCCCCGAAGCCGCCCATCTGCAACGCTTCTATCGCGTGATGCAGAGCTGCAAACGCCCGGTGCTGGTTCACTGCGCGCTCAATAAACGGGTCTCGGTGTTCACTGCCCTCTACCGTTATCAGGTGATGGGCCTGCCATGGCCCGAGGCGTGCGCCCACATCGCCCAGATCTGGCGGCCCGACCCCATCTGGGAGGAGTTCATCGAAGAGTCGATCGGGCTTGCGTACCCCCCGTGA
- the queF gene encoding preQ(1) synthase, whose translation MTSPASVENQAALLETFPNPNPERDYEIDMQCPEFTCVCPKTGQPDFADIRIIYTPDQTCVELKSLKLYLWSYRDRGAFHEKVTNQILNDLVAATSPRQMTVEGAFKVRGGITTTVTVRYPDK comes from the coding sequence ATGACCAGCCCCGCCTCGGTGGAGAATCAAGCCGCCCTGCTGGAGACCTTCCCCAATCCCAATCCCGAACGGGACTATGAGATCGACATGCAGTGCCCGGAGTTCACCTGCGTCTGCCCCAAAACCGGCCAGCCCGATTTTGCCGACATCCGCATCATCTACACCCCGGACCAGACCTGTGTGGAATTGAAGTCTCTGAAGCTCTACCTGTGGAGCTACCGCGATCGCGGCGCTTTCCATGAGAAGGTGACCAACCAGATTCTCAACGATCTGGTGGCGGCCACGTCGCCGCGTCAGATGACGGTGGAAGGGGCGTTCAAAGTGCGCGGCGGCATCACCACCACGGTGACCGTGCGCTACCCTGACAAGTGA
- the coaBC gene encoding bifunctional phosphopantothenoylcysteine decarboxylase/phosphopantothenate--cysteine ligase CoaBC, translating to MGFWRNRRIVVGVCGGIAAYKTLDLIRRLRDAGATISAVVATHSALEFVTPLTLGALAEAPVHTELMSLTQEREMGHIRLAREADLVVVAPITAHTLARLANGLADDLLTAMLLARRGPTLLAPAMNAGMWENPATQRNVAQVVADGYLLAGPTSGALACGESGVGRMAEPLDILEAARRALSDKPLAGRRILITAGPTREAVDPVRYVSNHSSGRMGFAIAQAALRLGAEAELVHGPVSLPPVLGAQMTAVTCAEKMQAACLALWPRCDAAVMTAAVADFRPESAPTSKIKKQPGQERMTLELTRNPDILAAVCAARRPGQVVMGFAAETDDLLANAQAKLARKGCDLLAANDVSDTRIGFGSERNRITLLAPGAEPQAWPEMDKETLAEKLLLALAQRWDAA from the coding sequence TTGGGATTCTGGCGCAATAGACGCATCGTGGTGGGGGTTTGCGGCGGCATCGCCGCGTATAAGACGTTGGATCTGATCCGCCGTCTGCGCGATGCGGGCGCGACCATCAGCGCGGTGGTGGCCACACACAGCGCGCTGGAGTTTGTGACGCCGCTGACCCTGGGCGCGCTGGCCGAAGCGCCGGTGCACACGGAGTTGATGTCGCTCACCCAAGAGCGCGAGATGGGACATATTCGATTGGCCCGCGAGGCCGATCTGGTGGTTGTGGCGCCGATCACGGCGCATACGCTGGCGCGGCTGGCGAATGGATTGGCTGACGATCTGCTGACCGCCATGCTGCTGGCGCGGCGTGGGCCGACGCTGCTGGCGCCCGCTATGAACGCGGGCATGTGGGAGAATCCGGCCACCCAGCGCAACGTGGCGCAGGTGGTGGCCGATGGCTATCTGCTGGCGGGGCCGACCAGCGGCGCGTTGGCGTGTGGCGAGAGCGGCGTGGGGCGCATGGCCGAGCCGCTGGATATTCTCGAGGCGGCGCGCCGGGCGTTGAGCGACAAGCCCCTGGCTGGACGACGGATTCTGATTACCGCCGGGCCCACCCGCGAGGCGGTGGATCCGGTGCGCTATGTGAGCAATCACTCTTCCGGGCGTATGGGTTTCGCCATCGCCCAGGCGGCGCTGCGCTTGGGCGCCGAAGCGGAGTTGGTGCATGGTCCGGTGAGTCTGCCGCCGGTGCTGGGGGCGCAGATGACGGCGGTGACCTGCGCCGAGAAGATGCAGGCGGCGTGTCTGGCGCTGTGGCCGCGCTGCGATGCGGCGGTGATGACGGCGGCGGTGGCGGATTTCCGTCCTGAGTCGGCGCCGACGTCGAAGATTAAGAAACAGCCGGGGCAGGAACGCATGACCCTGGAACTGACGCGCAACCCGGATATCCTCGCCGCCGTCTGCGCTGCGCGCCGCCCAGGCCAGGTGGTGATGGGGTTTGCCGCTGAGACCGACGATCTGTTGGCCAATGCGCAGGCCAAGTTGGCGCGCAAAGGGTGTGACCTACTGGCGGCCAACGATGTGTCGGATACGCGCATCGGCTTTGGCTCCGAGCGTAACCGCATTACGCTGTTGGCGCCGGGAGCCGAGCCGCAGGCTTGGCCGGAGATGGACAAGGAGACGTTGGCCGAGAAGCTGTTGCTGGCTCTGGCGCAGCGTTGGGACGCCGCATAA
- a CDS encoding RMD1 family protein produces MTIPTLPQRDRIPVTALYLGERLEHREMEREDTELGWGRHMLPVGEGGCAVLFRFGVVVLFGVEERDEAAFLERVQPLLRKSFETPWREEMTLVIGALDQLGPSSSVQLAGGDVARLAVVADALAKSVVLERYESEVEDAFEQIEPMAEALRHGGRVRAGSRELLRHIGDVLLAEQRTVGRAAVSERPDSLWEHPELERLHHELAEELELRERDHALERKLSTISHASELLLELQHTRSSLRVEWYITILIVVEIGLTLYEMWWK; encoded by the coding sequence ATGACCATTCCCACCCTGCCTCAACGTGACCGCATTCCGGTGACGGCGCTCTATCTGGGCGAGCGTCTGGAGCATCGCGAGATGGAGCGCGAGGATACCGAACTGGGTTGGGGGCGTCACATGTTGCCGGTGGGCGAGGGCGGCTGCGCGGTGCTGTTCCGCTTCGGCGTGGTGGTGCTGTTCGGCGTGGAGGAGAGGGATGAAGCAGCTTTTCTCGAGCGTGTTCAACCGCTTTTGCGTAAATCGTTCGAAACCCCGTGGCGTGAGGAGATGACGCTTGTAATCGGCGCGCTGGACCAGTTGGGGCCGTCCAGTTCGGTGCAACTGGCGGGCGGCGATGTGGCGCGCCTGGCGGTGGTGGCCGACGCCCTGGCCAAGAGCGTGGTGCTGGAGCGCTATGAGAGCGAGGTGGAGGACGCCTTCGAGCAGATCGAGCCCATGGCCGAGGCGCTGCGTCACGGCGGACGGGTGCGCGCGGGCAGTCGCGAGCTGTTACGCCACATTGGCGATGTGCTGCTGGCTGAACAGCGCACCGTGGGGCGCGCGGCGGTGAGCGAACGGCCCGATTCACTGTGGGAGCATCCCGAATTGGAGCGGCTGCACCACGAGCTGGCCGAGGAGCTGGAGCTGCGCGAGCGCGATCATGCCCTGGAGCGCAAACTCTCCACCATCTCCCATGCCTCAGAGCTGTTGCTGGAGTTGCAGCACACGCGCAGTTCGCTACGGGTGGAGTGGTACATCACCATTCTGATTGTGGTGGAGATCGGCCTGACGCTTTATGAGATGTGGTGGAAATAA
- a CDS encoding RrF2 family transcriptional regulator, translated as MLKFSKKLLYAIEAVVDIAYNSGGEPVQIREVTSRQGVPQRYLEQVMQRLVKAGILKGIRGPRGGYLLARERAKITVGDIARVAMEVGDGEESGLPSDVATGPIGQAVIRPLWTEFQEQILVMMDEITVEELTTRAFRNGVPSEVYNRITYTI; from the coding sequence GTGTTGAAGTTCTCCAAGAAATTGCTGTACGCCATCGAAGCGGTGGTGGATATCGCCTATAACTCCGGTGGCGAGCCGGTGCAGATTCGCGAGGTGACCAGCCGTCAGGGGGTGCCCCAGCGCTATCTGGAGCAGGTGATGCAGCGTCTGGTGAAAGCGGGCATCCTCAAGGGGATTCGCGGCCCGCGCGGCGGCTATCTGCTGGCGCGCGAGCGCGCCAAGATCACCGTGGGCGATATCGCCCGCGTGGCCATGGAGGTGGGCGATGGCGAGGAGTCCGGGTTGCCCTCGGATGTGGCCACCGGCCCCATCGGTCAGGCGGTGATTCGCCCGTTGTGGACCGAATTCCAGGAGCAGATCCTGGTGATGATGGATGAGATCACGGTGGAGGAGTTGACCACCCGGGCGTTCCGTAACGGCGTGCCCAGCGAGGTCTACAACCGCATCACCTACACCATTTAA
- a CDS encoding sulfurtransferase TusA family protein, whose product MSDDAFLDITADHCPMTFVKVKLKLESLPPGSVLQVRLSDGEPLHNVPRSLLEQGFELVSPPAEDGTGAYLLSARRA is encoded by the coding sequence ATGTCCGACGACGCCTTTCTCGATATCACCGCCGACCACTGCCCCATGACTTTCGTTAAGGTGAAGCTCAAACTGGAGAGTCTGCCGCCGGGCAGTGTCCTGCAGGTGCGTCTGAGCGATGGCGAGCCGTTGCACAATGTGCCGCGTTCTCTGCTGGAGCAGGGCTTTGAGTTGGTCAGCCCGCCTGCGGAGGATGGGACGGGGGCTTATCTCCTCAGCGCTCGTCGGGCGTAG